The proteins below come from a single uncultured Dethiosulfovibrio sp. genomic window:
- the ftsZ gene encoding cell division protein FtsZ, with the protein MDMNGVFKINPETSPHREVIKVIGVGGGGGNALNNIIRSGVTGVEFLAVNTDMASLSLSEAPTRLILGKELTKGHGAGADPQIGHGAAKESFDELKEVLVGADMVFLTAGMGGGTGTGASPVIAEIAKETGALVVAVVTTPFFWEGKRRRDQAELGIKTLQEKVDALIVIENDKLMEISDKNTVLTDAFRMADDVLRQAVQGVTDLILRPALVNVDFADVRSVMQNAGSAIMGIGEGRGDTRAVMAAQAAINSPLMSIPMAGAKGVLFNITGGADVGIFEIHEAARIINEASDEDANIIWGSAVDPEMEDRIRITVIATGFSDYGSIKQKEKPFGGAKASAPVKKDKKNTGVKLEPADLSQDDDTPDMFELPGLPKDSYDVPSYIRKVRKGREK; encoded by the coding sequence ATGGACATGAACGGAGTCTTTAAAATAAACCCTGAGACAAGCCCTCACAGGGAGGTTATAAAGGTAATAGGCGTCGGCGGCGGAGGGGGCAACGCTTTAAACAATATCATTCGTAGCGGCGTTACTGGAGTGGAATTCTTGGCGGTTAATACCGATATGGCTTCCCTGAGCCTATCTGAAGCTCCTACTCGTCTGATACTGGGAAAAGAGCTCACAAAGGGCCACGGTGCTGGTGCTGATCCTCAAATAGGACATGGGGCGGCGAAAGAGTCTTTTGACGAGCTAAAAGAGGTCCTCGTCGGGGCGGATATGGTCTTTTTGACCGCAGGAATGGGTGGAGGAACGGGAACAGGAGCTAGCCCTGTTATCGCTGAGATAGCTAAAGAGACCGGTGCTCTCGTCGTCGCTGTGGTCACTACCCCGTTTTTCTGGGAGGGTAAGAGACGAAGGGATCAGGCTGAGCTTGGCATAAAAACCCTTCAGGAAAAGGTCGATGCTCTCATCGTTATAGAAAACGATAAGCTTATGGAGATATCCGACAAAAATACCGTTTTGACCGATGCCTTCCGTATGGCCGATGACGTCTTACGTCAGGCGGTTCAGGGTGTTACCGATTTGATTTTGAGACCTGCCCTAGTCAACGTCGACTTTGCGGACGTCCGATCTGTCATGCAGAATGCTGGATCGGCCATTATGGGTATAGGAGAGGGACGAGGGGACACCAGAGCGGTTATGGCTGCTCAGGCCGCTATAAACAGCCCACTTATGTCCATTCCTATGGCTGGAGCTAAGGGGGTTCTCTTTAACATCACCGGTGGTGCAGATGTAGGTATATTCGAGATCCATGAAGCGGCCAGAATCATAAACGAAGCCTCCGATGAAGATGCTAATATTATCTGGGGAAGTGCCGTTGATCCAGAGATGGAGGATCGTATTAGGATAACCGTAATCGCTACAGGATTTTCCGATTATGGATCTATTAAGCAGAAAGAAAAGCCCTTCGGTGGCGCCAAAGCCTCTGCGCCGGTTAAAAAGGATAAAAAAAACACAGGGGTTAAGCTAGAGCCCGCTGACCTATCTCAGGATGACGATACCCCTGATATGTTCGAGCTTCCCGGGCTGCCTAAAGATTCCTACGATGTTCCCTCTTACATAAGAAAAGTCCGTAAAGGACGAGAGAAATAG
- the whiA gene encoding DNA-binding protein WhiA: MEPLTDSLWDEWVVSPVLDVISAESELSGIVSCLKRKACPQGEIQLYSRRLWIFGRIRRLWPKTRWSLQVDIGDILKVPRRHRGSVSINLPDHILLSIESKEHERSFLRWSWIRGVFGVTGALYQPKRGYYFLFRVSNRGVLSGLLDHLDKNHISPSCRLVGETTEIIVRDQSQIVDLVNGMGLSEVALRLEERAMVRSIRDQANRVVNCDASNIRKSVNAARRQLKVAAFLMENGCIDELSSELMELISLRLANPSVSLNELGCNLAVPVTKSTVTYRWKKLTAIAESQGFSLE; the protein is encoded by the coding sequence TTGGAGCCTTTAACCGACTCCCTTTGGGATGAATGGGTTGTTTCCCCTGTTTTGGACGTTATCTCCGCTGAGTCGGAACTGTCGGGAATCGTCTCTTGCCTAAAGAGAAAAGCCTGTCCTCAAGGTGAGATACAGCTTTATTCCAGGCGATTGTGGATATTTGGTCGTATAAGAAGGCTGTGGCCTAAAACCAGATGGAGCTTACAAGTCGACATAGGTGATATACTTAAAGTCCCCAGAAGACATCGGGGGAGCGTTTCCATCAATTTACCTGACCATATCCTTCTTTCGATTGAATCGAAGGAGCATGAAAGATCGTTTCTTCGCTGGTCCTGGATAAGAGGGGTTTTTGGGGTAACAGGAGCATTATATCAACCTAAAAGAGGTTATTACTTTCTTTTTAGAGTTTCAAATAGGGGAGTCCTTTCTGGTCTTTTGGATCATCTAGATAAAAACCATATATCCCCTTCCTGTCGTTTGGTTGGAGAGACGACGGAGATCATCGTCAGAGATCAGTCTCAGATAGTCGATTTAGTCAACGGAATGGGGCTCTCTGAGGTAGCCCTCAGGCTGGAGGAGAGGGCCATGGTCAGATCCATAAGGGATCAGGCTAACAGGGTTGTAAACTGTGATGCCTCCAACATAAGGAAATCGGTGAATGCCGCTAGACGACAGCTTAAAGTAGCTGCTTTTTTGATGGAAAACGGGTGTATCGACGAGCTAAGCTCCGAACTGATGGAGCTCATTTCCCTCAGGCTCGCCAATCCCAGCGTGAGTTTAAACGAATTAGGGTGCAACCTGGCTGTTCCAGTTACAAAGAGCACCGTGACTTACCGATGGAAAAAGCTTACCGCCATAGCTGAATCTCAGGGATTTTCCCTGGAATAG
- a CDS encoding SPOR domain-containing protein produces the protein MEEGVPEDGVVAVPVVVDPKRPYVSEPERIQTSSNKPQKNPSQTTRPPTVKTPSRASNPTGTSWLVQIGSFKQKSMADSLVSDVRSKGFKATVGRGNVDGVVYYRVLIPGGNNRSEAQSLGEKLSSMGYPYFVFPGK, from the coding sequence TTGGAAGAAGGGGTGCCAGAGGACGGTGTCGTGGCGGTTCCTGTCGTAGTAGATCCTAAACGTCCCTATGTGTCTGAACCGGAGAGGATTCAGACGTCATCCAACAAGCCTCAGAAGAATCCCTCTCAGACTACCCGTCCTCCCACTGTAAAAACTCCTTCGAGAGCGTCAAATCCTACGGGAACTAGCTGGTTGGTTCAGATCGGTTCTTTCAAGCAAAAATCCATGGCGGACTCTCTGGTTTCCGATGTCAGATCGAAAGGTTTTAAGGCTACCGTCGGGCGAGGGAATGTAGACGGAGTTGTTTACTACAGGGTTTTAATACCCGGTGGAAACAACAGATCTGAGGCTCAATCGCTTGGGGAAAAACTTAGCTCCATGGGATATCCCTACTTTGTTTTTCCAGGAAAGTAG
- the tpiA gene encoding triose-phosphate isomerase encodes MKKIHIFGNWKMNMSCEDTDRFFSHLSKGSIKSQGLCLAIFPPSIYLERARRSIVELGISDKVSLGVQNVYHEDKGAFTGEISPSMALELGASYAILGHSERRALFGETSEFVGRKVSFCSQKGLRPVLCIGETLEDRDRGIAWSVVEEQLSKGLVDLSDPSSLIVAYEPVWAIGTGRSASKDDAQEMCSDIRNWLIKKYDVRNIPILYGGSVKPENAGEFFSMNDIDGALVGGASLSAKSFLDISC; translated from the coding sequence ATGAAAAAAATACATATTTTTGGGAATTGGAAGATGAACATGTCCTGTGAGGATACGGATAGATTTTTTAGCCACCTCTCCAAGGGATCGATAAAATCCCAAGGCCTATGTCTGGCTATTTTCCCCCCTTCCATCTATCTTGAGAGAGCTCGTAGATCGATAGTGGAGCTTGGGATATCCGATAAGGTATCCTTAGGGGTTCAGAACGTCTATCACGAGGACAAGGGAGCCTTTACAGGAGAGATATCACCCTCTATGGCTCTAGAGCTAGGGGCATCCTATGCAATATTAGGTCACAGCGAGAGACGTGCCCTCTTTGGTGAAACCTCGGAATTCGTCGGAAGAAAGGTTTCGTTCTGTTCCCAGAAAGGACTTAGACCTGTTCTCTGTATAGGGGAGACCTTAGAGGACCGAGACAGAGGCATAGCTTGGTCGGTTGTTGAAGAGCAGTTATCAAAAGGGCTTGTGGATCTCAGTGATCCCTCCAGCCTTATTGTAGCCTATGAGCCGGTTTGGGCTATAGGGACTGGCCGATCGGCGTCCAAAGACGATGCCCAGGAAATGTGCTCTGATATAAGGAACTGGCTGATCAAAAAGTACGACGTGAGGAATATACCTATCCTGTACGGAGGCAGTGTAAAGCCCGAAAACGCTGGAGAATTCTTCTCCATGAATGATATCGACGGAGCCCTGGTAGGAGGGGCATCTTTGAGTGCAAAGTCATTTCTTGATATTAGTTGTTAA
- a CDS encoding phosphoglycerate kinase → MELRPIDYSDLQGKKVLVRVDFNVPLKNGSVSDDTRIKAHKETVEALKNAGAIVALVSHLGRPKGKPNQEYSLKQLVPAVESVLGPISFVEDCIGDLVVEAVKKAQPGDLLLLENTRFYPGEEKNDGDLSEKMASPFDLFVLDAFSAAHRAHCSTVGVQSLLPSYGGKLLRDEISCLSQVRDNPERPFTLILGGAKVSDKIGVIENLMDKVSSIVIGGGMAFTFLRVKGGSVGNSLVDEGNLTFAKEMLDKAKDSKVSVFLPVDVVAAPSPDSSESDSMVVPSDDIPEGMMGLDIGPETVSQFSKAIEGSRTILWNGPSGVFENPAFSSGTLGICQAVALETERGAFSVVGGGDTAAAVGSMGFADKVSHVSTGGGASLEFCEGKLLPGVAPLIVK, encoded by the coding sequence GTGGAGCTTCGTCCTATCGACTACAGCGATCTTCAAGGAAAAAAAGTCCTTGTTAGGGTAGATTTTAACGTTCCTCTCAAAAATGGATCGGTTTCCGACGATACCAGAATAAAAGCCCACAAGGAGACCGTAGAGGCACTTAAGAACGCTGGGGCTATAGTGGCCCTAGTCTCCCACCTAGGACGTCCTAAGGGCAAACCTAACCAGGAATATTCTCTTAAACAGTTGGTTCCTGCGGTGGAGTCGGTTTTAGGGCCAATTTCCTTTGTCGAGGACTGTATAGGTGACTTGGTAGTTGAAGCTGTGAAAAAAGCTCAGCCTGGGGATCTTCTGCTACTGGAGAACACCAGGTTCTACCCTGGGGAGGAAAAAAACGACGGGGATTTATCCGAGAAGATGGCTTCTCCTTTCGACCTGTTTGTACTGGACGCCTTCAGTGCCGCTCACAGAGCCCACTGTTCGACCGTAGGGGTTCAAAGCCTCCTCCCGTCATATGGTGGCAAGTTGCTTCGTGACGAGATATCCTGTCTCTCTCAGGTGAGAGATAACCCTGAGAGGCCCTTTACCCTTATACTGGGCGGGGCTAAGGTCTCCGATAAAATTGGGGTTATAGAGAACCTCATGGATAAAGTCTCGTCTATAGTCATCGGCGGGGGAATGGCTTTCACCTTTTTAAGGGTGAAGGGCGGTTCTGTAGGCAACTCTTTAGTCGACGAGGGGAACCTAACGTTCGCAAAGGAGATGCTCGACAAGGCGAAAGACTCGAAGGTCTCAGTCTTCCTTCCTGTGGATGTCGTGGCAGCTCCTTCCCCTGATTCCTCGGAATCCGATTCTATGGTTGTACCTTCGGACGATATACCTGAAGGCATGATGGGGTTGGATATAGGACCGGAGACCGTATCCCAGTTCTCCAAAGCGATTGAAGGTTCTAGGACGATCCTGTGGAACGGTCCGTCAGGGGTTTTTGAAAATCCGGCATTCTCCTCTGGAACCCTTGGGATATGTCAGGCGGTAGCGTTGGAGACAGAAAGAGGCGCTTTTTCCGTCGTCGGCGGTGGAGATACCGCAGCTGCCGTCGGCTCTATGGGATTTGCTGATAAAGTCTCTCACGTATCTACAGGAGGCGGCGCCAGCCTGGAATTCTGCGAGGGCAAACTTTTGCCTGGAGTGGCCCCTCTCATCGTGAAATAA
- the yvcK gene encoding uridine diphosphate-N-acetylglucosamine-binding protein YvcK, which produces MRSLWPFLFGVIVGVGASLLSCKRGSSCSGRRSAFIDEDPHLSSGPYVVAIGGGTGLSSFLVGLKSFTKNITAIVTVTDEGGSSGRLTRDWGLLPPGDIRNCIVALSENDDDLKKIMDFRFNKGDLSGHSLGNLVLLAATEVYGDFMIAVERVNRLLSMRGRVLPISSETMVIFGETFDGEMLKGELAISSRGKDLRHIWLEPKGVKPVNEAIHSLLSADMIVLGPGSLFTSIIPNLLVDDFREKLYNTTIPVIYIANLMTQPGETEGMSTLDHLDWLDKIVGRLPDFVVVNDQRIPDDLLDRYTADGAVPLGLDEEEEMSLSKRGCGVIRGNFLKISSVNGSTVVRHDGRRVSEAILSFLGSDLR; this is translated from the coding sequence ATGAGGAGCTTATGGCCTTTTCTATTTGGGGTTATCGTCGGTGTAGGAGCTTCTCTGCTTTCCTGTAAGCGAGGTTCATCCTGTAGCGGTAGAAGGTCTGCATTCATAGACGAGGATCCGCACCTATCGTCCGGCCCCTATGTCGTCGCTATCGGAGGAGGAACGGGTCTTTCGTCTTTTTTAGTGGGGCTAAAGAGCTTTACCAAGAATATAACAGCCATAGTGACGGTTACCGATGAAGGAGGTAGCTCGGGCAGGTTAACTAGAGACTGGGGACTACTTCCTCCAGGAGATATACGAAATTGCATAGTAGCTTTAAGCGAAAATGACGATGACCTTAAAAAAATAATGGACTTTAGGTTTAACAAAGGAGATCTCTCCGGTCATAGCCTGGGCAATCTGGTGTTGTTGGCTGCTACTGAGGTTTACGGTGATTTTATGATAGCCGTCGAAAGGGTCAATCGCCTTCTCTCTATGAGAGGCCGGGTCCTGCCTATATCGTCGGAGACGATGGTTATTTTCGGTGAAACCTTTGACGGAGAGATGTTAAAAGGGGAACTCGCTATTTCCAGCAGAGGTAAGGACCTCAGGCATATTTGGCTGGAACCCAAAGGAGTAAAGCCGGTTAACGAGGCTATTCACTCTCTTTTGAGCGCCGATATGATCGTCCTAGGTCCAGGTAGTCTTTTCACCAGTATAATACCTAACTTACTTGTGGATGATTTCAGAGAAAAACTCTATAATACAACCATCCCGGTTATTTATATCGCTAATCTGATGACCCAGCCTGGCGAAACGGAAGGAATGTCTACTTTGGATCACTTAGATTGGTTGGACAAAATCGTGGGACGTTTACCTGATTTCGTCGTTGTCAACGACCAAAGGATCCCCGATGATCTTCTAGATCGCTACACAGCCGATGGAGCTGTACCTCTTGGGCTTGACGAAGAAGAGGAGATGTCGCTGTCTAAACGAGGGTGCGGCGTGATAAGGGGTAACTTTCTCAAAATATCCTCAGTTAACGGTTCCACCGTCGTTCGCCACGATGGTCGGAGGGTCTCTGAGGCTATATTGTCTTTTCTGGGGTCAGATCTGAGGTGA
- the rapZ gene encoding RNase adapter RapZ produces the protein MGSYKVKKLVVVTGMSGSGKSSMLNILEDQGLFAVDNIPVALLPQLLDLLESHESAVANGVVVVVDVRSRELLSGFVSMASKLKEDMEDFSVVFLDASDDALVQRFNLTKRSHPLGDHLSILEGIIKERALLDPVRELADKVIDSTGLDLKGFKAKVFEGIGSCEAKLSVILSSFGFKHGIPHDSDYVVDVRFLPNPYYIPELRNKTGEDVEVQAYIRDKFEDIDVFLVKLIDLLVFLIPKYKKVGKGNVHITIGCTGGRHRSVSVVEWLKDKLKNDGISVMVRHRDIGMS, from the coding sequence ATGGGAAGTTATAAGGTAAAAAAACTTGTAGTAGTAACAGGGATGTCTGGAAGTGGAAAATCAAGTATGCTGAACATACTTGAGGATCAAGGTCTATTTGCTGTGGACAATATACCTGTAGCTTTACTGCCTCAGCTCCTTGATCTACTGGAATCACACGAGTCAGCCGTAGCGAACGGAGTCGTTGTCGTCGTAGATGTCAGAAGTAGGGAGCTTCTAAGTGGTTTTGTCTCCATGGCCTCTAAGTTGAAAGAGGATATGGAGGATTTTTCCGTGGTTTTTCTCGACGCATCGGACGACGCTCTTGTGCAACGTTTTAATTTAACTAAACGAAGCCACCCTCTAGGAGATCATCTTTCAATTTTAGAGGGGATAATTAAGGAAAGAGCGCTCCTTGATCCCGTTAGAGAGCTCGCTGATAAGGTCATAGACAGTACTGGCCTTGATCTTAAAGGATTTAAAGCAAAGGTCTTTGAGGGTATTGGGTCCTGTGAAGCTAAACTATCGGTCATCCTTTCCTCTTTTGGCTTTAAGCACGGTATTCCTCATGATAGTGACTATGTCGTTGACGTGAGATTTTTGCCTAACCCTTACTATATTCCTGAGTTAAGAAATAAAACCGGAGAAGATGTAGAGGTTCAGGCGTATATTAGAGATAAGTTTGAAGATATAGATGTTTTTTTAGTTAAATTGATAGATTTGCTGGTTTTTTTGATCCCTAAATACAAAAAGGTTGGCAAAGGAAATGTCCATATCACTATTGGTTGCACCGGAGGGAGACATCGGTCGGTTTCTGTTGTGGAATGGCTAAAGGATAAGCTGAAGAATGACGGAATATCCGTGATGGTTAGGCATAGAGATATCGGTATGTCATGA
- the gap gene encoding type I glyceraldehyde-3-phosphate dehydrogenase produces MSKIKVAINGFGRIGRLMLRALYEYDKEGLIDIVATNSRSTSEQRAYLFKYDSVHRRYNGEVSFDNENIIVDGKKIRTLQHSAPDQFNWGELGIDVVIEASGKYTDTAKAQAHLDAGAKKVVITAPGTGDGLGTFVMGVNEDSYDPSVHNIISNASCTTNCLAPIAKVINDEFGIVKGLMTTVHAYTGDQSTVDSSHKKFHRGRAAAVSMVPSSTGAAKAVGLVIPELKGKLSGMALRVPTPNVSVVDLVVELSKVATKEEINEAVRLHAEGAMAPYIGYETDDCVSMDFVHDDRSSIFAARHTMVVDNMVKVLAWYDNEWGYSCRCLDLINYIVRKGL; encoded by the coding sequence ATGTCTAAGATCAAAGTCGCTATAAACGGTTTTGGCCGCATAGGAAGGCTTATGCTTAGAGCCCTTTACGAGTACGACAAAGAAGGTCTTATAGATATAGTCGCCACAAACAGTCGTTCTACCTCGGAACAGAGGGCTTATCTTTTTAAGTACGATTCCGTCCATCGTCGCTATAATGGCGAGGTTTCTTTCGACAATGAAAACATAATCGTAGACGGCAAGAAGATCAGGACCCTTCAGCATTCTGCACCAGATCAATTTAACTGGGGGGAGTTAGGGATAGACGTGGTTATAGAGGCCTCCGGTAAGTATACCGATACCGCTAAGGCACAGGCTCACTTGGACGCTGGGGCAAAAAAAGTGGTTATAACCGCTCCTGGAACGGGGGATGGGCTTGGAACTTTCGTCATGGGGGTAAACGAAGATAGCTACGATCCTTCAGTCCATAACATTATATCTAACGCCTCCTGCACCACTAACTGTCTCGCACCGATCGCCAAAGTGATAAACGACGAGTTTGGAATAGTAAAAGGACTCATGACCACAGTACACGCCTATACAGGGGATCAGAGCACCGTGGATTCCTCCCACAAGAAGTTCCACAGGGGACGAGCAGCCGCTGTATCTATGGTTCCCTCTTCGACAGGAGCGGCTAAAGCGGTAGGTCTTGTTATCCCCGAGTTAAAGGGTAAGCTCAGCGGAATGGCCCTTAGGGTGCCTACCCCTAACGTGTCGGTGGTTGACCTTGTGGTAGAGTTGTCTAAGGTAGCTACAAAAGAGGAGATCAACGAAGCGGTAAGGCTTCACGCCGAGGGAGCTATGGCTCCATACATAGGTTATGAGACCGACGACTGTGTGTCTATGGACTTTGTACATGACGATAGATCCTCTATCTTTGCCGCTAGACACACTATGGTCGTGGATAATATGGTCAAGGTCTTGGCATGGTACGACAACGAATGGGGATATTCCTGCCGTTGTCTGGATCTCATAAACTACATAGTCCGAAAGGGGCTGTAG
- the ftsA gene encoding cell division protein FtsA, whose product MSVVVAERDSRSDEAQIIGVGQAPSAGIRKGMIVNLEQAVLSVRRALKEAETMVGFPLDEVTVAFSGVEIDSVVSHGMVSLGRTPRQIDLDDVERVIETAQSELAVSSNRCVLHTIPVKYSIDGNTGIDDPLGMTGIRLEIELQSVVVSTTALQNVVNCVERAGVAVTGLVVKPLVAALGALSTEERTAGAVVISIGGGTTGVAIFIDGRPVKLSVIPIGGDHITNDLAYVAKIPISVAEELKKRLSLEPSSDDEEFEIVIRGKTKVLPADALIEVISCRMEELFSHHVRSILDGMNYHAFPSGIIITGGVALTEGLEGFVSDVMGLPVRVGIPVVSHQMPPGVSSCQYASLAGIVRYLVEKDRHRYRYMETPIDVLRGGGYVSIRGKAPRRLPKGEDVTGVFDSIKRAFKDLF is encoded by the coding sequence GTGTCAGTTGTCGTTGCGGAGCGAGATAGTCGTTCCGACGAGGCCCAGATAATCGGTGTTGGACAGGCTCCCTCCGCAGGAATAAGAAAGGGCATGATAGTGAACCTCGAACAGGCGGTCTTGTCGGTCCGTCGAGCCCTGAAAGAGGCGGAAACCATGGTGGGATTTCCCCTGGACGAGGTTACCGTGGCTTTCAGCGGGGTGGAAATAGACAGTGTCGTCTCTCATGGCATGGTTTCTTTAGGGAGAACCCCTAGACAGATAGATTTGGACGATGTGGAGAGAGTGATAGAGACAGCTCAAAGCGAGCTCGCCGTATCCTCCAATCGGTGTGTTCTTCACACTATACCGGTTAAATATTCCATCGACGGAAACACCGGGATAGACGATCCTCTGGGTATGACGGGAATAAGGCTCGAAATTGAGCTGCAATCGGTGGTGGTCTCTACCACAGCACTTCAAAACGTGGTAAATTGTGTCGAAAGAGCTGGGGTCGCTGTCACCGGGCTGGTCGTTAAGCCATTAGTGGCGGCCCTAGGGGCTCTATCTACGGAGGAACGAACCGCTGGGGCTGTGGTAATTTCCATCGGAGGAGGAACCACAGGGGTGGCTATCTTTATAGACGGTCGACCTGTAAAACTCTCGGTTATTCCCATAGGTGGCGACCATATAACCAACGACTTGGCCTATGTCGCTAAAATACCTATAAGCGTCGCAGAGGAGCTTAAGAAAAGATTATCACTAGAGCCTTCCTCCGACGATGAGGAGTTTGAGATCGTTATAAGGGGGAAGACCAAGGTCTTACCTGCTGATGCTCTGATTGAGGTGATTTCCTGTCGAATGGAGGAATTATTTTCTCATCACGTAAGATCGATCTTGGATGGCATGAACTATCATGCTTTCCCGTCGGGTATAATCATAACAGGAGGGGTCGCTCTAACAGAGGGATTAGAGGGGTTCGTCTCCGACGTGATGGGATTGCCGGTTAGGGTGGGGATACCAGTGGTGTCTCATCAGATGCCCCCAGGTGTTAGTTCCTGCCAGTACGCTTCTTTAGCAGGTATAGTACGATACTTAGTCGAGAAAGATCGCCATAGATACAGGTATATGGAGACCCCTATAGACGTTCTTCGTGGGGGAGGATATGTTTCCATCAGGGGTAAAGCACCTCGTCGTCTTCCTAAAGGTGAAGACGTCACAGGGGTTTTTGACTCCATAAAACGGGCCTTTAAAGATCTGTTTTAG